In Paenibacillus kyungheensis, the following are encoded in one genomic region:
- a CDS encoding Imm8 family immunity protein, giving the protein MLTIKVLTQDFEDWGEDVDDFYVCFQVDIGCEDILGSGDMFSFEVVSPKRLARIIQDSDIEIGRGYLIMNDFNIKHIESTVNQIISKCQNADYDVAMKELSKYFRWEMDT; this is encoded by the coding sequence ATGCTAACAATCAAAGTATTAACTCAAGATTTTGAAGATTGGGGTGAAGATGTAGACGATTTTTACGTTTGTTTTCAAGTTGATATTGGATGTGAAGATATTTTAGGTTCAGGAGATATGTTTAGTTTTGAGGTGGTGAGTCCTAAAAGATTAGCAAGAATTATACAGGATAGTGATATCGAAATAGGTAGAGGATATTTAATCATGAATGATTTTAATATAAAACATATAGAATCTACAGTAAATCAGATTATCTCAAAATGTCAGAATGCTGATTATGATGTAGCAATGAAGGAGCTTTCCAAATATTTTAGATGGGAGATGGATACCTGA
- a CDS encoding DUF7336 domain-containing protein, translated as MITVFLLQHSYEVNGVENPKIIGIYSSREIAESTIIKYKKIPGFRNYPNEFFIDGYELDEDNWEEGFVSSFVLDDKRITE; from the coding sequence ATGATAACGGTATTTTTATTGCAACATAGCTATGAAGTTAATGGAGTGGAAAATCCCAAAATAATCGGCATCTACTCTTCTAGGGAAATAGCCGAATCAACTATAATAAAATACAAGAAAATTCCAGGATTTCGAAATTATCCGAATGAGTTTTTTATTGATGGATATGAATTAGATGAGGACAATTGGGAAGAAGGATTCGTAAGTTCGTTTGTTCTAGATGATAAACGAATCACTGAATAA